A window of Nonomuraea angiospora genomic DNA:
CCTGCCCAGGGGCAGCGAGCACAGCAGCGCGCCCGCCGCCACGAACCGCCCGCCACCGGCGAGCGCCGCCGCCTGGAGCGGGATCAGGGCGAGGATGCTGAGGCGGACGGCGTTCCGCACGTTCTCGGGATCGGGGTGGGCCCGTAACCCGGCCTGGACCGGGAGGGTGAAGGCGAGATAGCCGGCGATGAGGACGCCCGCTCCGGCCCGGGCGGTGGCTCGGTCGCGCGCGCAGGAGGCGGCCGCGAGCCCGGCCGCCGCGGTGCTGGCCACGAGCGCGCGCTCGGCCGTCCCGGGCGACGCCCCCGCCACCTCGGCCCGGCCGAGGACGCTGATCCCATAGGTGTGCGCGCCTATCGCCAGCGCCGCCGGCACGGCGGCCCTGACCTGCTCGCCCGCGCCGAGAAGCACGTCGAGCACGCGGCAGGCCGCCATCGACGCCGGTCCCGCCGCCGTCCGTTTGAGGCCCAGGTCGTAGGCCCACACCGCACCGGCCAGCAGGCCGGCGACGGTGAGGCCGCGGCGTCCACCGGCGAGGGCGGCGGCGGCCAGGCCGGCGCCGGTGAGGGCGGCGGCGACCCCGAGCGCGGCACCGGGGCGGACCCTGCCGGACGGGATCGGGCGCTCGGGCCGCTCGACGGCGTCGGCCTCGCGGTCGGCCCAGTCGTTGAGCGCCATGCCCGACCAGTACATCAGCACCGAGGCCACGGCCAGCCCCGGGTTCGGGCTCCGTCCCGCGGCGACCGCACCCGCCATGGTGTCGCCGGGCACCGACAGCGCGGCCGGCGCGCGGACCAGCTCCAGCATCGCCCTCATGACAGCTCCTCGGCGAAGGCGAGCAGGCGGGCGTACTGGGCAGCCAGGGCGTGTTCACCGGTGCCCAAGGGGTTCTTGAAGAAGTAGCCGAGCTCGGGCAGGACGCCATGCCGCCCCTTCTCGTGCGCCCGCGCGACCAGCCGGGCCAAGTCCAGGACGAGCGGAGCGGCCAGCGCCGAAT
This region includes:
- a CDS encoding SCO3242 family prenyltransferase, with protein sequence MRAMLELVRAPAALSVPGDTMAGAVAAGRSPNPGLAVASVLMYWSGMALNDWADREADAVERPERPIPSGRVRPGAALGVAAALTGAGLAAAALAGGRRGLTVAGLLAGAVWAYDLGLKRTAAGPASMAACRVLDVLLGAGEQVRAAVPAALAIGAHTYGISVLGRAEVAGASPGTAERALVASTAAAGLAAASCARDRATARAGAGVLIAGYLAFTLPVQAGLRAHPDPENVRNAVRLSILALIPLQAAALAGGGRFVAAGALLCSLPLGRWLSSRLATS